ATTAGGGGAATAGCGTAGATTATCAATGAATTTTATCCTCACTTTTTTCTATACCAACTTGATCACAATATTCTTCAATAGGGCAATTCTCACAATGAGGTCGTCGAGGAAGACAAATATTTTGTCCGAATAAAACCAGCAACGAATTGATGGGAATCCAGAATTCTTGAGGAAGTATGTCACGAAGGGCCATTTCAGTTTGTTCGGGTGTTTTCGTCTTTATGTATCCCCAACGATTCACAATCCGATGAACATGGGTATCGACACAAATACCAGGCTTACCAAACCCGATAGTTAGAACCAAATTGGCGGTTTTACGCCCAACACCAGGGAGTTCCAATAGTTCCTCCAATGTGGAGGGAACTTGGCTTTGATATTTATGAATAAGAATCTTTGAAATATCAATTAAATTCTTCGCTTTTCGACGGTAAAAACCAACGGGATAGATTAATCGAGCAATTTCATCTTCTGAATAAGCAATCAATTGTTGCGGACTCCGAATTCTTTTTAACAACCGCTCTGATACTTGACGGGTTATTTGGTCTTTGGTTCGTAAACTTAAGATACATCCTACTAAAATGAAAAATGGGTTTTTTCCCAAATTTTCCAAGGTTGAATCTTGCCATTGTTTTTTACTTTCCTGTAAAATAGCAAAAGCTTGAGCAATGTTTTGGTTATTCATATGAGATAATAATAAATAATAGGGAGTGGATTCGCAAGTGAAAATTTTAGCTCTGGTAATTTACATGATAGTTATGGTAGCAATTGGTTTTTTTAGTTTGAAAAGGACGAAAAACATCGGTGATTTCTTTTTGGCTAATCGATCTCTTGGTCCTTGGGTTTCAGCAATTGCTTATGGGGGTGCTTATTTTAGCGCAGTAATTTTTATCGGTTATGCCGGCCGGATTGGTTGGGGTTATGGTCTTTCCGATCTATGGATTGTTGCAGGAAATACCCTAGTCGGATC
This genomic interval from Candidatus Atribacteria bacterium ADurb.Bin276 contains the following:
- the pdg_1 gene encoding Ultraviolet N-glycosylase/AP lyase encodes the protein MNNQNIAQAFAILQESKKQWQDSTLENLGKNPFFILVGCILSLRTKDQITRQVSERLLKRIRSPQQLIAYSEDEIARLIYPVGFYRRKAKNLIDISKILIHKYQSQVPSTLEELLELPGVGRKTANLVLTIGFGKPGICVDTHVHRIVNRWGYIKTKTPEQTEMALRDILPQEFWIPINSLLVLFGQNICLPRRPHCENCPIEEYCDQVGIEKSEDKIH